From a region of the Vicinamibacterales bacterium genome:
- a CDS encoding agmatine deiminase family protein codes for MSHGPGPAAAGAAPGGRRRPRVLTGTPAEHGYTFPAEWAAQAATWLSWPRPEGISFPGFYHRSIADVVRVIHAIAAFQPVRVNVPNANYERIVREMLRAGGVRLSRVGFHHVPTNECWARDHGPAFVQRRRRGRVETAVVDWGFNAWGGKYPPWDADDAVPTRVAAHLGLPVFHADLVMEGGAIDVNGEGTLVTTTSCLLNRNRNPGRTKAEIEHALKAYYGQRHVVWLGEGIAGDDTDGHVDDLARFIDARTVVTAVEPDPRDENHRVLADNRRRLDLARDADGRPFTVIELPMPRPVVHEGLRLPATYVNFLFVNGGLLVPTFGDRRHDRRALDVLQRALPRRRVVGVDCRALIWGLGAIHCLTQQQPRA; via the coding sequence ATGAGCCACGGGCCAGGCCCGGCGGCCGCCGGCGCGGCGCCGGGAGGGCGCCGCCGCCCACGGGTGCTCACGGGCACGCCGGCGGAACACGGGTACACGTTCCCGGCCGAGTGGGCGGCGCAGGCGGCGACGTGGCTCAGCTGGCCGCGGCCCGAAGGCATCTCCTTTCCCGGCTTCTACCATCGCTCGATCGCCGACGTGGTCCGCGTCATCCATGCCATCGCCGCGTTCCAGCCGGTGCGCGTCAACGTGCCCAACGCGAACTACGAGCGGATCGTCCGCGAGATGCTCCGCGCCGGGGGCGTGCGGCTGTCCCGCGTCGGGTTCCATCACGTGCCCACCAACGAGTGCTGGGCCCGCGATCACGGACCGGCATTCGTGCAGCGCCGTCGCCGCGGCCGCGTGGAGACCGCGGTGGTGGACTGGGGCTTCAACGCCTGGGGCGGCAAGTACCCGCCGTGGGACGCCGACGACGCGGTGCCCACGCGGGTGGCCGCACACCTCGGCCTGCCCGTCTTCCACGCCGATCTCGTGATGGAGGGCGGGGCCATCGACGTGAACGGCGAGGGCACGCTCGTGACCACCACCTCGTGCCTGCTGAACCGGAACCGCAATCCCGGCCGCACGAAGGCCGAGATCGAGCACGCGCTCAAGGCCTACTACGGGCAGCGGCACGTCGTCTGGCTCGGCGAGGGCATCGCCGGCGACGACACCGACGGCCACGTGGACGATCTGGCCCGCTTCATCGACGCGCGCACGGTCGTGACGGCCGTAGAACCCGACCCTCGGGACGAGAACCACCGCGTGCTCGCCGACAACCGCCGCCGGCTGGACCTGGCCCGGGACGCGGACGGCCGGCCCTTCACCGTGATCGAGCTTCCGATGCCGCGGCCCGTGGTCCATGAAGGGCTCCGGCTGCCCGCCACCTACGTCAACTTCCTGTTCGTGAACGGCGGCCTGCTGGTGCCCACCTTCGGAGACCGGCGCCACGACCGCCGCGCGCTGGACGTGCTCCAGCGGGCCCTGCCCCGCCGGAGGGTCGTCGGCGTGGACTGCCGGGCCCTCATCTGGGGCCTTGGCGCCATCCACTGCCTGACGCAGCAGCAGCCCAGAGCCTGA
- a CDS encoding DinB family protein: MKYAFTGLFVVALAVPSAQAQMGGQPQTITLVAGLQRSYEGVKRNLTEMAEKMPEADYGFQITKDVRTFGQLFGHVANSQFNACSAARGVANPNQGNDNEKKTTKAEFVKALADSFAFCDEAFKMLTDANAMEMVKQGQNSVARAAVLANVIAHNNEMYGTAIPYYRSKGLTPPSTERMQQMRRPGR; this comes from the coding sequence ATGAAGTACGCGTTCACCGGCCTGTTCGTCGTCGCCCTGGCCGTCCCGTCGGCCCAGGCACAGATGGGCGGCCAGCCGCAGACCATCACGCTCGTCGCCGGCCTCCAGCGCAGCTACGAGGGCGTCAAGCGCAACCTGACCGAGATGGCCGAGAAGATGCCCGAGGCCGACTACGGGTTCCAGATCACCAAGGACGTCCGGACGTTCGGCCAGCTGTTCGGCCACGTCGCCAACTCGCAGTTCAACGCCTGCTCCGCGGCGCGCGGCGTGGCGAACCCGAACCAGGGGAACGACAACGAGAAGAAGACGACGAAGGCCGAGTTCGTGAAAGCGCTGGCCGACTCGTTCGCCTTCTGCGACGAGGCGTTCAAGATGCTGACCGACGCCAACGCGATGGAGATGGTCAAGCAGGGTCAGAACAGCGTCGCCCGGGCGGCCGTGCTCGCCAACGTGATTGCCCACAACAACGAGATGTACGGCACCGCCATCCCGTACTACCGCAGCAAGGGCCTGACGCCGCCCTCCACCGAGCGCATGCAGCAGATGCGGCGGCCCGGCCGCTGA
- a CDS encoding TonB-dependent receptor, translating to MRIGRVAPALAACALLLLGAAPGSAQVQTGSITGTVADTSGAVLPGVTVTLTGERLIGGATTRVTDAGGAYRFDRLAPGAYNVKFELQGFKTVDRADVRVSAAFVATISPRLEVGSVSETITVTGESPTVDVRSNLQQTVMGQEILEGVPTGRDPWSLAKLIPGVQVSTYDVGGTQSMQQSSMSAHGSNTNDVSYNIDGATVNWPGGGGGATMIYYDQGMFEEVNYMTSAIPAEVLAGGVSINMVTKDGGNQWRGNLRYSYADDSLQSENFAATQAQNPGFLGNPTKKTYDFNVSGGGALVQNKVWVNGTIRRWIVNKLVNSRNEDGSQALDDNTLKNYSGKVVAQVTPNNKLSASYLWNDKIRGHRRDSNNRIPDIASVHQTNPVQTTQAKYTGIRNRLVFESNFSVMDGQTNYTYQDGVGPNDIRKVDATRGEEFFASTREDHQPNSRHQFDNVFSYSTSGLGGEHLFKGGVQWARLYYESQYSVLGDHYVEYRDGVPLQIRQFNTPTNPKNVAQVLGFFVQDAWSMNRLTLNLGARWDRYVGTLPKQSNPAGRFVAAKSIEKTEVINQNRGVWRLGAAYDVTGTGSTALKASYSRYAQQVGIDRVTSVNPLSNGSRTCPWSDPNGDGIFQESEVNPAQCSAFSGGVGFSYADGIAWPYSDEVTAGVETQLPGAVRVGAMFYYRTNRDQIGQRNVAVPTSAYTPFTVSVPNGPGGTVSNPQPTTATVYNLDRTLVGANNTIRNNEPYLDTEYKGIEFTATKRFSSRWQMQAGLTLGKNTGGVNATGGQSSTADLNDPNLTVFPDGIIGNDSTKAFRLSGSYRLPGDISLAGSMIANSGYPYVSTFSVSRAVATAAGTSLTRSSQTVFLSERGDERFDAVTMFDLRLARPFNFGTRSFTPQIDMFNITNADTVVSNNAAVGSTYLQPRDILSPRIIRVGFSLSF from the coding sequence ATGAGAATTGGTCGAGTCGCCCCCGCGCTGGCTGCGTGTGCGCTCCTTCTGCTCGGCGCCGCGCCGGGCTCCGCCCAGGTCCAGACCGGGTCGATCACGGGCACCGTCGCCGACACGAGCGGCGCCGTCCTTCCGGGCGTCACCGTGACGCTGACCGGCGAGCGCCTCATCGGCGGGGCCACCACGCGCGTGACCGACGCCGGCGGCGCGTACCGCTTCGACCGGCTCGCGCCCGGCGCCTACAACGTGAAGTTCGAACTCCAGGGCTTCAAGACGGTGGACCGGGCCGACGTCCGGGTCAGCGCCGCGTTCGTCGCGACGATCTCGCCGCGCCTGGAAGTGGGCTCGGTGAGCGAGACGATCACGGTGACGGGCGAATCGCCCACCGTGGACGTCCGGTCCAACCTGCAGCAGACGGTGATGGGCCAGGAGATCCTGGAAGGCGTGCCGACGGGCCGCGATCCGTGGTCGCTGGCCAAGCTCATTCCCGGCGTCCAGGTGAGCACCTACGACGTGGGCGGCACCCAGTCCATGCAGCAGAGCAGCATGTCGGCGCACGGGTCGAACACCAACGACGTGAGCTACAACATCGACGGCGCGACCGTGAACTGGCCCGGCGGCGGCGGCGGCGCGACCATGATCTACTACGACCAGGGCATGTTCGAGGAGGTCAACTACATGACCTCGGCGATCCCGGCCGAGGTGCTGGCCGGCGGCGTGTCCATCAACATGGTGACCAAGGACGGCGGGAACCAGTGGCGGGGCAACCTCCGCTACTCCTACGCCGACGACAGCCTCCAGTCCGAGAACTTCGCCGCCACGCAGGCGCAGAACCCGGGGTTCCTCGGCAACCCCACGAAGAAGACCTACGACTTCAACGTGTCTGGCGGCGGCGCCCTCGTGCAGAACAAGGTGTGGGTCAACGGCACCATCCGGCGCTGGATCGTCAACAAGCTCGTGAACTCGCGGAACGAGGACGGATCGCAGGCGCTGGACGACAACACCCTGAAGAACTACTCGGGGAAGGTCGTCGCCCAGGTGACACCGAACAACAAGCTGTCGGCGTCGTACCTGTGGAACGACAAGATCCGCGGCCACCGGCGCGACAGCAACAACAGGATCCCGGACATCGCGTCGGTGCACCAGACCAACCCGGTGCAGACCACGCAGGCGAAGTACACGGGCATCCGGAACCGCCTGGTGTTCGAGTCGAACTTCAGCGTCATGGACGGCCAGACGAACTACACCTACCAGGACGGCGTGGGCCCGAACGACATCCGGAAGGTGGACGCCACGCGCGGCGAGGAGTTCTTCGCCTCCACGCGTGAGGACCACCAGCCGAACTCCCGCCACCAGTTCGACAACGTCTTCAGCTACAGCACGAGCGGGCTCGGCGGCGAGCACCTGTTCAAGGGGGGCGTGCAGTGGGCGCGCCTGTACTACGAGTCCCAGTACTCGGTGCTCGGCGACCACTACGTGGAGTACCGCGACGGCGTGCCGCTGCAGATCCGCCAGTTCAACACGCCGACCAACCCGAAGAACGTCGCGCAGGTGCTCGGCTTCTTCGTGCAGGACGCGTGGTCGATGAACCGCCTGACCCTGAACCTCGGCGCGCGGTGGGATCGCTACGTGGGCACGCTGCCGAAGCAGTCGAACCCGGCCGGCCGCTTCGTGGCCGCGAAGTCGATCGAGAAGACCGAGGTCATCAACCAGAACCGCGGCGTGTGGCGCCTTGGCGCGGCGTACGACGTGACCGGCACCGGCAGCACCGCGCTCAAGGCCAGCTACAGCCGCTACGCGCAGCAGGTGGGCATCGACCGCGTGACCAGCGTGAACCCGCTGTCGAACGGCTCGCGCACGTGCCCCTGGAGCGATCCGAACGGCGACGGCATCTTCCAGGAATCTGAAGTGAATCCGGCGCAGTGCAGCGCCTTCAGCGGCGGCGTCGGGTTCTCCTACGCCGATGGCATCGCCTGGCCCTACTCCGACGAGGTGACGGCCGGCGTCGAGACCCAGCTGCCGGGCGCCGTGCGCGTGGGCGCGATGTTCTACTACCGGACCAACCGCGACCAGATCGGGCAGCGCAACGTCGCGGTGCCGACCAGCGCCTACACCCCCTTCACGGTGAGCGTGCCGAACGGCCCCGGCGGTACCGTGTCCAACCCGCAGCCGACGACCGCGACGGTCTACAACCTCGACCGGACGCTCGTCGGGGCGAACAACACCATCCGGAACAACGAGCCGTATCTCGACACCGAGTACAAGGGCATCGAGTTCACGGCCACCAAGCGCTTCTCCTCGCGGTGGCAGATGCAGGCCGGCCTCACCCTGGGCAAGAACACGGGCGGCGTCAACGCCACCGGCGGCCAGTCGTCCACGGCGGACCTGAACGATCCGAACCTCACGGTGTTCCCCGATGGCATCATCGGCAACGACTCGACCAAGGCGTTCCGGCTGTCTGGCAGCTACCGGCTGCCGGGCGACATCTCGCTCGCCGGCTCGATGATCGCGAACAGCGGCTACCCGTACGTCTCGACCTTCTCGGTGTCGCGGGCCGTGGCCACCGCGGCCGGGACGTCGCTCACCCGGTCCAGCCAGACCGTGTTCCTGAGCGAGCGCGGCGACGAGCGTTTCGACGCCGTCACCATGTTCGACCTGCGCCTGGCGCGGCCGTTCAACTTCGGGACGCGGAGCTTCACCCCGCAGATCGACATGTTCAACATCACCAACGCCGACACCGTCGTGAGCAACAACGCGGCCGTGGGCTCGACCTACCTGCAGCCCCGCGACATCCTCTCGCCGCGGATCATCCGGGTGGGCTTCAGCCTCAGCTTCTAG
- a CDS encoding 5'-3' exonuclease H3TH domain-containing protein: MNVHLVDGTYELFRYFYALPPATNAAGEDVAAVRGVMHSIRSLVEEGATHIGIATDHVIESFRNGLWPGYKTGEGIPPALRAQFPLLEESLTAWGLTVWPMVEVEADDALASAAARAAEDPRVEQVIVCTPDKDLAQAVRGTRIVQRDRLRKVTRDEAGVVAKFGVPPASIPDYLALVGDSADGFPGLTGWGAKSAAKVLARYGHLEDVPDDHRAWDVDVARAGALAATLRRDRDLAVLFRTLATLRTDVAVFDTVDDLAWTGPTVDVDDVRARLRVRRGPPDAGSPVR; the protein is encoded by the coding sequence GTGAACGTGCACCTGGTCGACGGCACCTACGAGCTCTTCCGCTACTTCTACGCGCTGCCCCCGGCGACGAACGCCGCGGGCGAGGACGTGGCGGCGGTGCGCGGCGTGATGCACTCGATCCGGAGCCTGGTGGAAGAAGGGGCGACGCACATCGGCATCGCGACGGATCACGTGATCGAGTCGTTCCGGAACGGGCTCTGGCCCGGCTACAAGACCGGTGAGGGCATTCCCCCCGCGCTCCGCGCGCAGTTTCCGCTGCTCGAGGAGTCGCTGACCGCCTGGGGGCTCACGGTGTGGCCGATGGTGGAGGTCGAGGCCGACGACGCGCTGGCCTCGGCCGCCGCGCGCGCGGCGGAGGACCCGCGGGTGGAGCAGGTGATCGTCTGCACTCCGGACAAGGACCTCGCCCAGGCCGTGCGCGGCACCCGGATCGTCCAGCGCGACCGCCTGCGCAAGGTCACGCGCGACGAAGCGGGCGTGGTGGCGAAGTTCGGCGTTCCGCCGGCGTCCATTCCCGATTACCTCGCGCTCGTCGGCGACAGCGCGGACGGCTTCCCGGGCCTCACCGGGTGGGGCGCCAAGTCCGCCGCGAAAGTGCTGGCGCGGTACGGGCACCTCGAAGACGTGCCCGATGACCACCGGGCGTGGGACGTGGACGTGGCGCGGGCCGGCGCCCTGGCCGCCACGCTGCGACGCGACCGGGACCTGGCGGTCCTGTTCCGCACGCTGGCCACCCTGAGAACCGACGTCGCGGTCTTCGACACGGTCGACGACCTGGCCTGGACGGGGCCCACCGTGGACGTGGACGACGTTCGGGCCCGGCTCCGCGTTCGCCGCGGCCCGCCGGATGCGGGTTCGCCCGTCCGTTGA
- a CDS encoding CehA/McbA family metallohydrolase has translation MRAMTRGRTLLAVAGIGVAVMLAGGVAAPARQPDVPDRSLWRWYKGNTHTHTTESDGDSTPDEVTRWYKDQGYQFLVLSDHNVLTGIDDLSRRHAAPGEFLLMPGEEVTDTFEKRPLHINGLNVRTLVEPRHGTSVADTVQRDIDAIREADGVPHINHPNFGWAIAPADLQALERYRLLEIFNGHPHVNNAGGGEAPALEDVWDRLLAAGKRVYGIAVDDAHVFKRPWDRTAPRPGQGWVVVRAPRLDPSALVASLEAGDFYASTGVELAAYEADRSAISLRIRPDADTRFRSALVDASGVVDRADGTDVRFTLSGRRRFARVVVTDSNGRKAWGQPVFLE, from the coding sequence ATGAGGGCCATGACGCGCGGACGGACGTTGCTGGCGGTGGCCGGGATCGGGGTGGCGGTGATGCTGGCGGGCGGCGTGGCGGCGCCGGCCCGGCAGCCCGACGTGCCCGACCGATCCTTGTGGCGCTGGTACAAGGGCAACACGCACACCCACACGACCGAGAGCGACGGCGACAGCACGCCGGACGAGGTGACGCGCTGGTACAAGGACCAGGGCTACCAGTTCCTGGTGCTCAGCGACCACAACGTGCTCACCGGGATCGACGATCTCTCGCGCCGCCACGCGGCGCCCGGCGAGTTCCTCCTGATGCCCGGCGAGGAGGTGACGGACACCTTCGAGAAACGGCCCCTGCACATCAACGGCCTGAACGTGCGGACGCTCGTCGAGCCCCGTCACGGTACGAGCGTCGCCGACACCGTCCAGCGCGACATCGACGCGATCCGCGAGGCCGACGGCGTGCCCCACATCAACCACCCGAACTTCGGGTGGGCGATCGCGCCGGCGGACCTCCAGGCCCTGGAGCGCTATCGCCTCCTCGAGATCTTCAATGGCCATCCCCACGTGAACAACGCCGGCGGCGGCGAGGCGCCGGCGCTGGAAGACGTGTGGGATCGGCTGCTCGCCGCGGGGAAACGCGTGTACGGCATCGCCGTGGACGACGCACACGTGTTCAAGCGCCCCTGGGACCGGACCGCGCCCCGGCCTGGCCAGGGCTGGGTGGTGGTCCGCGCGCCTCGCCTCGATCCCTCGGCGCTGGTCGCCTCGCTGGAGGCCGGGGACTTCTACGCCTCGACGGGGGTCGAGCTCGCCGCCTATGAGGCCGATCGGTCGGCCATCAGCCTGCGCATCCGCCCCGATGCCGACACGCGGTTCCGCTCCGCGCTGGTCGATGCGTCGGGCGTGGTGGACCGCGCCGACGGCACCGACGTCCGCTTCACGCTGTCCGGCCGGCGCCGGTTCGCCCGCGTCGTCGTCACTGACTCCAACGGCCGCAAGGCGTGGGGGCAGCCGGTGTTTCTCGAGTAG
- a CDS encoding phospholipase D-like domain-containing protein → MRPGASRHLVADQALSRAAGAPLVDGNAVRILRDGAENYPAWLAAIASASAFIHFDSYIVHDDRTGALVADALIDRARAGVRVRVLYDWLGAVRSTPRAFWYRLEDAGVEVRAFNPPSAARPLAWLSRDHRKMLAVDGRVAYVSGLCVGDDWVGTAGASPWRDTGIEILGPAVADVHAEFAGIWAAAGPPLPGDERPSRLDLARRGDVAVRVMGGTPSATSMLRLDALVAGMARERLWIADAYFVGLPTYVQALTAAAADGVDVRLLVPGTSDLPLVRSLTRAGYRGLLEGGVRVFEWTGSMMHAKTAVADGLWARVGSTNLNLQSWIGNWELDVAIEDAGVAARMEAMYEADLAASIEVVLGAHRLHVRRPAEAGPETRPSRGAARRAAAGALRLGHTVGAALTDRRTLWAAEAPTLLAGGLVLLTLAGLALWRPAWLAYPAAGLAAWLGLSLAGAAWRAWSGRRA, encoded by the coding sequence ATGCGGCCCGGAGCCTCGCGCCACCTCGTCGCCGACCAGGCCCTGTCCCGAGCCGCCGGGGCGCCCCTGGTGGACGGCAACGCCGTGCGCATCCTGCGCGACGGGGCCGAGAACTACCCGGCGTGGCTGGCCGCGATCGCGAGCGCGTCGGCCTTCATCCACTTCGACAGCTACATCGTCCACGACGACCGGACCGGGGCGCTCGTCGCGGACGCCCTCATCGACCGCGCGCGGGCTGGCGTGCGCGTCCGGGTGCTGTACGACTGGCTCGGCGCGGTGCGGTCGACGCCCCGGGCCTTCTGGTACCGGCTGGAGGACGCCGGCGTCGAGGTGCGCGCGTTCAACCCGCCCAGTGCCGCACGGCCGCTCGCGTGGCTGTCGCGCGACCACCGGAAGATGCTCGCGGTCGACGGCAGGGTTGCGTACGTGTCGGGGCTGTGCGTGGGCGACGACTGGGTGGGGACGGCCGGCGCCTCTCCATGGCGTGACACGGGCATCGAGATCCTGGGACCGGCCGTGGCGGACGTCCACGCCGAGTTCGCCGGCATCTGGGCGGCGGCCGGGCCGCCGCTCCCCGGCGACGAGCGGCCGTCGCGCCTCGACCTCGCCCGCCGCGGCGACGTCGCCGTGCGTGTGATGGGCGGCACCCCGTCGGCGACGAGCATGCTGCGCCTCGACGCGCTGGTCGCGGGCATGGCGCGTGAACGCCTCTGGATTGCCGACGCCTACTTCGTCGGCCTCCCCACCTACGTGCAGGCGCTGACGGCGGCGGCGGCCGACGGCGTGGACGTGCGGCTGCTGGTGCCCGGCACGAGCGATCTGCCGCTCGTCCGGTCGCTGACGCGCGCCGGCTACCGCGGTCTCCTGGAAGGCGGCGTGCGCGTGTTCGAGTGGACCGGGTCCATGATGCACGCCAAGACGGCGGTGGCCGACGGCCTCTGGGCCCGCGTCGGCTCGACCAACCTGAACCTCCAAAGCTGGATCGGCAACTGGGAGCTGGACGTCGCCATCGAGGACGCCGGCGTCGCCGCGCGGATGGAGGCGATGTACGAGGCCGACCTGGCCGCTTCGATCGAGGTGGTGCTCGGCGCGCACCGCCTCCACGTCCGGAGGCCGGCGGAGGCGGGTCCCGAGACGCGGCCCTCCCGCGGCGCGGCCAGGCGGGCCGCGGCCGGCGCCCTGCGCCTGGGACACACGGTGGGCGCGGCGCTCACCGACCGGCGGACGCTGTGGGCGGCCGAGGCGCCGACGCTCCTCGCGGGCGGCCTCGTCCTGCTGACGCTGGCGGGGCTGGCGCTCTGGCGGCCGGCGTGGCTGGCCTACCCGGCAGCCGGGCTGGCGGCGTGGCTGGGCCTGTCCCTGGCGGGGGCCGCCTGGCGGGCGTGGAGTGGCCGGCGCGCCTGA
- a CDS encoding carbon-nitrogen hydrolase, which yields MPTPRRTSRTRARSQSSSGRTVRIGLTQMACGSNGNANLTRQLALAARAADRGAQIICTQELFRSQYFCQSEDHDCFALAETIPGPSTDMFQQFAKARGVVVVASLFEKRAAGLYHNTAAVIDADGSLLGVYRKMHIPDDPLFYEKFYFTPGDTGFRAWKTRYGTIGVLICWDQWYPEGARLTALQGAEILFYPTAIGWHPREKAEYGKAQHQSWEVIQRSHAVANGCWVAVANRIGHELVAGPSGKPVHEDGLEFWGQSFVAAPDGTVVKRASVQREEVMVVECDLDKVEFARTHWPFLRDRRIDAYGALTERFDDGTSGMRRR from the coding sequence ATGCCGACACCCCGCCGCACCTCGCGGACGCGCGCGCGTTCGCAGTCCTCATCCGGCCGCACGGTCAGGATCGGCCTCACGCAGATGGCGTGTGGTTCGAACGGCAACGCGAACCTCACGCGTCAGCTTGCGCTGGCGGCCCGCGCGGCCGACCGCGGCGCCCAGATCATCTGCACGCAGGAACTCTTCCGGTCGCAGTACTTCTGCCAGTCCGAGGATCACGACTGCTTCGCGCTCGCCGAGACCATTCCCGGCCCGTCGACCGACATGTTCCAGCAGTTCGCGAAGGCGCGGGGCGTGGTGGTGGTGGCGTCGCTCTTCGAGAAGCGGGCCGCAGGCCTGTACCACAACACCGCCGCCGTCATCGACGCCGACGGATCGCTGCTCGGGGTGTACCGGAAGATGCACATCCCGGACGACCCGCTCTTCTACGAGAAGTTCTACTTCACGCCGGGCGACACGGGTTTCCGCGCGTGGAAGACGCGATACGGCACGATCGGCGTCCTCATCTGCTGGGACCAGTGGTACCCGGAGGGCGCGCGGCTGACGGCGCTCCAGGGCGCCGAGATCCTCTTCTACCCGACGGCCATCGGCTGGCACCCGCGCGAGAAAGCGGAGTACGGGAAGGCCCAGCACCAGTCGTGGGAGGTCATCCAGCGCAGCCACGCGGTGGCCAACGGCTGCTGGGTGGCGGTGGCCAACCGGATCGGCCACGAGCTCGTGGCCGGCCCCTCCGGCAAACCCGTGCACGAGGACGGCCTGGAGTTCTGGGGGCAGTCGTTCGTGGCCGCGCCCGACGGGACGGTGGTGAAGCGGGCCAGCGTCCAGCGCGAAGAGGTCATGGTGGTGGAGTGCGATCTCGACAAGGTCGAGTTCGCCCGTACGCACTGGCCTTTCCTCCGCGATCGCCGGATCGATGCCTACGGTGCGCTCACAGAGCGCTTCGACGACGGCACGTCCGGGATGCGCCGCCGATGA
- a CDS encoding P1 family peptidase, whose product MTRTQSCLAAALLVAAASADLVAQRPPRARDLGVPFEGTPGRENAITDVAGVTVGHATIIEGDGPLVVGKGPVRTGVTAVLPRGKDSMAHPSFAGWFSQNGNGEMTGTTWVEESGFLEGPVMITNTHSVGVVRDAVIQWRIKSGPPDASGYWWSLPVVAETYDGALNDINGFHVKERHVFEALDSATGGPVREGNVGGGTGMIAYGFKGGIGTSSRVVTVEGARYTVGVLVQANFGRRPQLTIAGVPVGKEIPQTPQQAALVPGDAVRGDLGSIIIVVGTDAPLLPHQLKRLARRATLGMARTGGLSGNGSGDIFIAFSTANPDAFRASGLAELRMVSNEQISGIFDATAWATEEAIVNAMVAAETMTGANGRRVERLPHDQLRTVLQKYNRLAR is encoded by the coding sequence ATGACCCGCACGCAGTCCTGTCTCGCCGCCGCCCTGCTGGTGGCCGCCGCGTCCGCCGACCTGGTGGCGCAGCGTCCCCCGCGCGCCCGCGACCTGGGCGTCCCGTTCGAGGGCACGCCGGGACGCGAGAACGCGATCACCGACGTGGCGGGCGTGACGGTGGGCCACGCGACGATCATCGAAGGCGACGGGCCGCTGGTCGTAGGCAAGGGGCCGGTGCGGACGGGCGTGACGGCCGTGCTGCCGCGGGGCAAGGACTCGATGGCGCACCCGTCGTTCGCCGGCTGGTTCTCCCAGAACGGGAACGGCGAGATGACCGGCACGACGTGGGTGGAGGAGTCGGGCTTCCTCGAGGGGCCGGTGATGATCACGAACACCCACAGCGTCGGCGTGGTGCGCGATGCCGTCATCCAGTGGCGCATCAAGAGCGGTCCCCCGGACGCGTCGGGGTATTGGTGGTCGCTCCCCGTGGTGGCCGAGACCTACGACGGCGCCCTGAACGACATCAACGGCTTCCACGTGAAGGAGCGCCACGTCTTCGAGGCGCTGGATTCGGCGACCGGCGGGCCCGTCCGCGAAGGCAACGTGGGCGGCGGCACCGGCATGATCGCGTACGGCTTCAAGGGCGGTATCGGGACGTCGTCCCGCGTCGTCACCGTGGAAGGCGCGCGCTACACCGTCGGCGTGCTCGTGCAGGCCAACTTCGGGCGCCGGCCGCAGCTGACGATCGCGGGCGTGCCCGTCGGCAAGGAGATCCCGCAGACGCCGCAGCAGGCGGCGCTGGTCCCGGGCGACGCCGTGCGCGGCGATCTCGGGTCGATCATCATCGTGGTCGGCACCGACGCGCCGCTCCTGCCGCACCAGCTGAAGCGGCTCGCACGCCGCGCCACGCTGGGCATGGCCAGGACGGGCGGCCTCTCGGGCAACGGCTCCGGCGACATCTTCATCGCGTTCTCCACCGCGAACCCGGACGCCTTCCGCGCCTCGGGCCTGGCCGAACTGCGGATGGTCTCGAACGAGCAGATCAGCGGCATCTTCGACGCCACCGCCTGGGCCACCGAGGAGGCGATCGTCAATGCGATGGTCGCCGCCGAGACGATGACGGGCGCCAACGGCCGGCGGGTGGAGCGATTGCCGCACGACCAGCTGCGGACCGTGCTGCAGA